A region of Nostoc sp. 'Peltigera membranacea cyanobiont' N6 DNA encodes the following proteins:
- a CDS encoding glycoside hydrolase 100 family protein translates to MHPNELETTENLKEVEEAWQTLEKSVLYYQGRPVGTVAAYDSSVEALNYDQCFVRDFVSSGLIFLIKGRTDIVRNFLEETLKLQPKEKALDAYKPGRGLIPASFKVVSENGQEYLEADFGEHAIARVTPVDSCLWWIILLRAYVVATEDFSLAYEPEFQNGIRLIMEICLANRFDMYPTLLVPDGACMIDRRMGIYGHPLELQVLFYTALRASRELLICQGNSDIVAAIDNRLPLLCAHIRQHYWIDINRLNEIYRFKSEEYGKGAVNLFNIYVDSVPYYELDKWLPKKGGYLAGNVGPSQLDTRFFSLGNLMAIISDLATEEQSQAIMTLIEKRWDDLVGDMPMKICFPALEHEEYRIVTGCDPKNIPWSYHNAGSWPVLMWMLAAAAVKTNKISLAQKAIETAQGRLSTDQWPEYYDGKKGRLIGKQARKYQTWTITGFLLAKELMANPTYLPLISFGKLPAEQVSRACEFEIASVDPYMT, encoded by the coding sequence ATGCACCCAAACGAATTGGAAACTACTGAAAATTTAAAAGAAGTGGAAGAAGCATGGCAAACGCTAGAAAAATCAGTTCTCTACTATCAAGGTCGCCCCGTTGGTACGGTAGCTGCTTATGATTCATCTGTAGAGGCACTCAATTATGACCAGTGCTTTGTTCGGGATTTTGTTTCTTCCGGTCTAATTTTTCTGATCAAAGGTAGAACAGATATTGTTCGTAATTTCTTAGAAGAAACCTTAAAGTTACAGCCTAAAGAAAAAGCATTAGACGCTTACAAGCCGGGACGAGGATTAATACCAGCTAGCTTCAAAGTTGTTTCGGAGAATGGGCAAGAATATCTAGAAGCAGACTTTGGCGAACATGCGATCGCTAGAGTTACACCAGTAGATTCTTGTTTATGGTGGATTATTTTATTGCGTGCTTATGTAGTCGCTACAGAAGATTTTTCTTTAGCTTATGAACCTGAATTCCAAAATGGTATCAGGTTAATCATGGAAATCTGCTTGGCGAATCGTTTTGATATGTACCCAACACTGTTGGTTCCAGATGGTGCTTGTATGATTGACCGTCGGATGGGCATTTATGGGCATCCTTTAGAACTGCAAGTTCTGTTTTACACCGCATTGCGTGCATCTCGCGAACTACTAATTTGCCAAGGTAATTCTGATATTGTTGCAGCCATTGATAACCGATTGCCTCTTTTATGCGCTCATATTCGCCAGCATTATTGGATAGATATTAATCGCCTGAATGAAATTTATCGCTTCAAAAGTGAAGAATATGGCAAGGGTGCTGTTAATCTGTTCAACATATATGTAGATTCTGTTCCCTATTATGAATTAGATAAGTGGCTGCCAAAAAAAGGTGGTTATTTAGCAGGTAATGTCGGGCCGTCGCAGCTAGATACTCGCTTCTTTTCACTCGGAAACTTAATGGCGATTATTTCCGACTTAGCCACCGAAGAACAGTCACAAGCGATTATGACTCTCATTGAGAAACGATGGGATGATTTGGTGGGAGATATGCCGATGAAAATTTGTTTCCCAGCTTTAGAGCATGAAGAATACAGAATTGTAACTGGATGTGACCCCAAAAATATCCCCTGGTCGTATCATAATGCTGGTAGTTGGCCAGTTTTAATGTGGATGTTGGCAGCTGCGGCTGTGAAAACTAACAAAATAAGTCTTGCACAAAAGGCTATTGAAACTGCCCAAGGACGGCTCAGTACAGATCAATGGCCAGAATATTACGACGGTAAGAAAGGGCGACTAATTGGGAAACAAGCTAGAAAATATCAAACTTGGACAATTACTGGATTCTTATTGGCAAAAGAACTGATGGCAAACCCTACTTATTTACCATTAATCAGCTTTGGTAAATTACCAGCAGAACAGGTTTCTAGAGCATGTGAGTTTGAAATTGCCAGTGTAGACCCGTATATGACTTGA
- a CDS encoding CHASE2 domain-containing protein produces MGKLVVLKFGEGSFEQGFAVTLQIGEEQERATTEITGKLPSFPEMPLYYSHWQSSYRQIGNRYRLHADKMQVTNVSMIQDCENTSHILRARFNTWLRAEEFRPLREKWLERLLSTEEVRVILQTENSQLQLLPWHLWDLLERYPKAEIALSSPSYDRIHKPRTLNPLVNILAIVGNSQGIDTQADRALLQQCRNADVSFLVEPQRKELTELLWGKNWDILFFAGHSSSNKNGESGRIYLNKTDSLTIGELKYALRKAIENGLQLAIFNSCDGLGLARELADLQIPQMIVMREPIPDQVAKEFLKYFLQGFAGGESLYQAVRQARERLQGLEDRFPCATWLPMICQNPAQTPPTWDKLWSTTKPEEKPNLALSTRRRLTTTLLSSLAITGLVFGVRWVGWLESLEISIFDQMVRSRPTENLDSRLLVITIDDGDLAIQRQNNESLIGASISEKSLNKVLAKLNQYHPRAIGLDIYRDFPAKQPDLITRLQQTPNLVGVCKGSDGTANITGIKPPPEIPETNLGFSDFIHDPDGVIRRHLLFMNQEPTSLCPATFAFSLQLASLYLRPSGIQPKFTPEGNLQLGKTIFPSLKSRSGGYHDIDANGGQTLLNYRSSKQIAQQVKLTQFLASPINPSAIKDKIILIGVTAKGDSQDTWATPYGAPLDEQMPGVLVQAQMISQILSAVQDGRPLLRVWSLWFEVVWIWGWSLIGGVWAWQKLSLPWLALGVSITSGVLYIVCFSLLISGAWVPFIPSILSLVATVSLMSIYNSATKVRVESGK; encoded by the coding sequence ATGGGTAAGTTAGTAGTTCTGAAATTCGGAGAGGGTAGTTTTGAGCAAGGGTTTGCTGTCACCCTCCAAATTGGTGAAGAACAGGAGCGGGCTACAACAGAAATCACGGGGAAGCTACCTTCATTTCCTGAAATGCCGCTCTATTACAGTCATTGGCAGTCTAGTTATCGGCAGATAGGCAATCGTTATCGCCTCCATGCAGACAAAATGCAGGTGACAAATGTATCGATGATTCAAGACTGCGAAAACACTTCCCATATCTTGCGGGCCCGCTTTAATACCTGGTTGCGAGCAGAAGAGTTTCGCCCTTTGAGAGAAAAATGGTTAGAAAGATTGTTGTCCACCGAAGAAGTGCGAGTGATTTTGCAAACAGAAAATAGCCAATTGCAGCTATTACCCTGGCATTTGTGGGATTTGTTAGAACGCTACCCCAAGGCTGAAATCGCCCTTTCCTCACCATCTTACGATCGCATTCACAAGCCACGCACTTTAAATCCATTAGTCAATATTTTGGCAATTGTAGGCAATAGTCAGGGGATTGACACCCAGGCAGATCGAGCTTTACTGCAACAGTGTCGTAACGCAGATGTCAGTTTTCTGGTAGAACCACAACGTAAAGAATTAACTGAGCTTCTTTGGGGAAAAAACTGGGATATTCTCTTTTTTGCAGGCCACAGTTCTAGTAACAAAAATGGAGAAAGCGGACGAATTTATCTGAATAAAACTGATAGTCTGACCATTGGCGAATTAAAGTACGCTCTGAGGAAAGCCATTGAAAATGGTTTGCAACTAGCTATATTCAACTCTTGTGATGGATTGGGATTAGCACGAGAATTAGCTGATTTGCAAATACCTCAGATGATTGTCATGCGCGAACCGATTCCAGACCAGGTTGCCAAGGAATTCTTAAAGTATTTTCTCCAAGGCTTTGCTGGTGGCGAGTCTTTATATCAAGCGGTACGCCAAGCGCGAGAACGATTGCAAGGACTTGAAGATCGATTTCCCTGTGCAACTTGGCTACCAATGATTTGCCAAAATCCAGCCCAGACACCACCCACTTGGGATAAATTATGGTCTACAACAAAACCTGAAGAGAAACCGAATTTAGCTTTGTCTACCAGACGCAGATTAACGACAACCTTGTTATCCAGTTTGGCGATTACAGGCTTGGTTTTTGGGGTGAGATGGGTGGGTTGGCTGGAAAGTCTAGAAATTTCCATCTTTGACCAGATGGTGCGATCGCGCCCAACAGAGAACCTAGATTCGCGTCTGCTAGTAATCACAATTGATGATGGCGATCTAGCAATTCAAAGACAAAATAATGAGTCGTTAATTGGAGCTTCCATTTCCGAAAAATCTCTCAATAAAGTCCTGGCAAAACTGAATCAGTACCACCCCCGTGCGATCGGCTTGGATATTTACCGTGATTTTCCAGCCAAACAACCAGATTTAATTACTCGTCTTCAACAAACTCCGAATTTGGTTGGCGTATGTAAAGGAAGTGATGGCACAGCAAATATCACAGGTATTAAGCCGCCACCAGAAATCCCCGAAACAAATCTGGGATTCAGTGACTTTATTCACGATCCTGATGGAGTTATCCGTCGCCATCTCCTGTTCATGAACCAGGAGCCGACATCGTTGTGTCCTGCTACCTTTGCATTCAGTCTACAACTAGCCTCCTTGTATCTGCGCCCTTCAGGAATTCAACCAAAGTTTACCCCTGAAGGGAATTTGCAACTCGGTAAAACTATTTTTCCGAGTCTGAAGTCTCGCTCTGGCGGCTATCACGATATCGATGCTAATGGCGGTCAAACCTTACTTAATTACCGTTCTTCAAAACAGATAGCCCAACAGGTGAAGCTAACCCAATTTTTAGCTAGTCCAATTAACCCCAGTGCGATTAAAGACAAAATTATTTTGATTGGTGTGACAGCAAAAGGGGATTCTCAAGACACCTGGGCTACACCTTATGGCGCTCCTTTAGATGAGCAAATGCCAGGAGTGTTAGTACAAGCCCAGATGATTAGCCAGATCCTCAGTGCTGTGCAGGATGGGCGGCCGTTACTGCGGGTTTGGTCGCTGTGGTTTGAGGTGGTCTGGATTTGGGGTTGGTCTTTGATAGGGGGAGTTTGGGCTTGGCAAAAGCTTTCCTTGCCTTGGTTGGCATTGGGAGTCAGTATTACCTCTGGTGTTCTTTATATAGTCTGCTTTAGTCTGTTAATTTCGGGTGCTTGGGTACCATTTATCCCATCGATTTTATCGCTGGTAGCCACAGTTAGCCTGATGTCAATTTATAATTCAGCAACAAAAGTGCGGGTGGAAAGTGGTAAATAG
- a CDS encoding DUF928 domain-containing protein: MKSNSQPIKLFILVVFSCTSLLVSLTPVVAESTLVSSPSVGAALRRHPSDAKTILAQATTYNQPALPPGPPPGGRVRGGAKRSIGGCPITKHDLTALVSFTKANSVINVWGKTTVEHPSWFFYVPYTKDLPYAVEFVLQDRDSNEIYKKAIALPEKPGVIRVSLPTTAPALEINKQYRWFFTINCDQEKNSPPTFVEGVITRVELNPAIVKELQTTELLKRYAIYAQNGIWYDALTTLAQLHQKNPKDAALQTEWQNLLGSTHLDDIAAEPIFSE, encoded by the coding sequence ATGAAGTCAAATTCACAACCGATAAAACTGTTTATATTAGTAGTTTTTAGCTGCACCAGTTTACTAGTTAGCCTGACTCCAGTAGTGGCGGAATCAACTCTTGTTTCTTCACCTAGCGTAGGCGCAGCCCTCCGCAGGCATCCCTCTGATGCTAAAACGATCCTTGCTCAAGCCACAACCTATAATCAACCTGCACTTCCACCCGGCCCCCCTCCGGGAGGTCGCGTTCGTGGTGGAGCGAAGCGCAGCATAGGTGGATGTCCAATTACCAAACATGACCTGACTGCTTTAGTGTCCTTTACTAAAGCTAACTCCGTAATCAATGTCTGGGGAAAGACAACCGTAGAACACCCAAGTTGGTTTTTCTATGTGCCATATACCAAAGACTTGCCCTATGCAGTTGAATTTGTGCTGCAAGATCGGGACTCTAACGAGATTTATAAAAAAGCGATCGCTCTACCAGAAAAACCAGGAGTCATCCGTGTTTCTCTACCTACCACTGCTCCTGCTTTGGAAATAAACAAACAATATCGCTGGTTTTTCACCATTAACTGTGACCAAGAAAAGAATTCTCCCCCGACTTTTGTCGAAGGGGTAATAACAAGAGTCGAACTCAATCCCGCCATAGTCAAAGAACTACAAACAACAGAACTTCTAAAGCGCTATGCTATTTATGCCCAAAACGGGATCTGGTATGACGCACTGACCACACTGGCTCAACTACACCAGAAAAATCCTAAAGATGCAGCACTGCAAACAGAGTGGCAGAATTTGCTAGGCAGCACCCATTTAGATGATATTGCAGCAGAACCGATTTTCTCTGAGTAA